From one Nocardioides sp. Kera G14 genomic stretch:
- a CDS encoding homoserine dehydrogenase produces MPPLKVALLGGGSVGSQVVRLLTEQATDLEARVGAPLELTGVAVRDLDAKRDFDIPRELLTTDARALVTSGVDVVIELIGGIEPARSLILAALESGASVVTANKALLAEDASTLFAAAEKADRDIFFEASVAGAIPLLRPLRESLAGDRVRRVLGIVNGSTNYILDKMDREGSDFDVVAAEAKELGFLEADPTLDVEGFDAAAKAAILSTLAFHTRVTIDDVYREGISSVTADDVWGAHQIDSVIKLLAICELSDTADGPTVSTRVHPVLLPSSHPLAAVREAFNAVYVETESAGQLMFYGRGAGGAPTASAVLGDLVTVARNRRVGVRGVGESTYVQAEILPMGHVRTSYYVALDVADVPGVLAAVATVFAKHSVSIRLVRQEGEGDDALLVVVSHPALDADLSATVEDLRGMPEVRNVASVLRVEGFES; encoded by the coding sequence ATGCCTCCCCTCAAGGTCGCCCTCCTGGGCGGCGGTTCTGTCGGTTCCCAGGTGGTGAGGCTGCTCACCGAGCAGGCGACCGACCTCGAGGCGCGCGTCGGTGCTCCACTCGAGCTGACCGGCGTGGCCGTGCGCGACCTCGACGCGAAGCGTGACTTCGACATCCCACGCGAGCTGCTCACGACCGACGCCCGCGCCCTCGTGACCAGCGGTGTCGACGTCGTCATCGAGCTGATCGGCGGCATCGAGCCCGCCCGCTCGCTCATCCTCGCCGCCCTCGAGTCCGGCGCAAGCGTCGTCACTGCCAACAAGGCGCTCCTGGCCGAGGACGCCTCGACGCTCTTCGCCGCCGCCGAGAAGGCCGACCGCGACATCTTCTTCGAGGCCTCCGTCGCCGGCGCGATCCCGCTGCTGCGCCCGCTGCGTGAGTCGCTCGCCGGCGACCGCGTCCGCCGCGTGCTCGGCATCGTCAACGGCTCGACCAACTACATCCTCGACAAGATGGACCGCGAGGGCAGCGACTTCGACGTCGTCGCCGCCGAGGCCAAGGAGCTCGGCTTCCTGGAGGCCGACCCGACGCTCGACGTCGAAGGCTTCGACGCCGCCGCCAAGGCCGCGATCCTCTCGACCCTCGCCTTCCACACCCGCGTCACGATCGACGACGTCTACCGCGAGGGCATCAGCTCCGTCACCGCCGACGACGTCTGGGGCGCCCACCAGATCGACTCCGTGATCAAGCTGCTCGCGATCTGCGAGCTCTCCGACACCGCCGACGGCCCGACGGTCAGTACACGGGTCCACCCCGTCCTGCTGCCCTCCAGCCACCCGCTGGCCGCCGTGCGCGAGGCCTTCAACGCCGTGTACGTCGAGACCGAGTCTGCGGGCCAGCTGATGTTCTACGGCCGTGGCGCCGGGGGAGCCCCGACGGCGAGTGCGGTCCTCGGTGACCTCGTCACGGTCGCCCGGAACCGACGTGTCGGTGTGCGCGGCGTCGGTGAGTCGACGTACGTCCAGGCGGAGATCCTGCCGATGGGACACGTGCGCACGTCCTACTACGTCGCCCTCGACGTCGCCGACGTCCCCGGCGTGCTGGCCGCGGTGGCGACCGTCTTCGCGAAGCACAGCGTCTCCATCCGCCTCGTGCGGCAGGAGGGGGAGGGAGACGACGCGCTCCTCGTCGTCGTCTCACACCCGGCGCTCGACGCCGATCTCTCCGCGACCGTCGAGGACCTCCGGGGCATGCCCGAGGTCCGCAACGTCGCCTCCGTCCTCCGTGTGGAAGGTTTCGAGTCATGA
- the rho gene encoding transcription termination factor Rho, protein MANGMGIAGAGSMKKADLVAAIKGAQGAARPAAKAERPAEKQAEKPAEKPAEKPVDKVDKAEKPAEKSAEQTNDSDAGEQREPRAPRDRQRNTGQNNQNNQPAQNNQPAQSRQQGNAPAQREQREQREQREDREQGGQPNQTGQQGGQQSGQSTDGEEGGSRRNRRRRGRDRADRPAGNPRGIDTEIREDDILVPAAGILDVLDQYAFVRTSGYLPGPDDVYVSLPMVRKMGLRRGDAITGQVRQPREGESKQKFNPMVKIDSVNGAAPELAANRVEFSKLTPLYASDRLRMETTPDNMIGRVIDLASPIGKGQRGLIVSPAKAGKTMIMQSIANSITVNNPEVHLMVVLVDERPEEVTDFERSVKGEVISSTFDRPATDHTIVAELAIERAKRLVELGHDVVVLLDGITRLGRAYNLAAPASGRILSGGVDSAALYPPKKFFGAARNIENGGSLTILATALVESGSKMDEVIFEEFKGTGNMEIRLRRDFAEKRLFPAIDAVASGTRREELLMSNEELQIIWKLRRVLSGLDGQQALELLLERLKKTSTNIEFLTQIQKTTPGEDS, encoded by the coding sequence ATGGCCAACGGCATGGGGATCGCCGGCGCCGGCTCCATGAAGAAGGCCGACCTGGTCGCCGCGATCAAGGGCGCCCAGGGCGCCGCGCGTCCGGCCGCCAAGGCCGAACGACCGGCCGAGAAGCAGGCGGAGAAGCCGGCCGAGAAGCCCGCGGAGAAGCCGGTCGACAAGGTCGACAAGGCCGAGAAGCCCGCCGAGAAGTCTGCCGAGCAGACGAACGACAGCGACGCGGGTGAGCAGCGCGAGCCACGCGCGCCTCGCGACCGCCAACGCAACACCGGCCAGAACAACCAGAACAACCAGCCCGCCCAGAACAACCAGCCCGCCCAGAGCAGGCAACAGGGCAATGCCCCCGCCCAGCGCGAACAGCGCGAACAGCGCGAACAGCGTGAGGACCGCGAGCAGGGCGGCCAGCCGAACCAGACCGGCCAGCAGGGCGGTCAACAGTCCGGTCAGTCGACCGACGGCGAGGAGGGTGGCTCCCGTCGCAACCGCCGCCGCCGCGGACGTGACCGCGCCGACCGTCCGGCCGGCAACCCGCGTGGCATCGACACCGAGATCCGTGAGGACGACATCCTCGTCCCGGCCGCGGGCATCCTCGACGTGCTCGACCAGTACGCGTTCGTCCGCACCAGCGGCTACCTGCCCGGTCCCGACGACGTCTACGTCTCCCTGCCGATGGTCCGCAAGATGGGCCTGCGCCGCGGCGACGCGATCACCGGCCAGGTGCGTCAGCCGCGGGAGGGCGAGAGCAAGCAGAAGTTCAACCCGATGGTGAAGATCGACTCGGTCAACGGCGCTGCTCCCGAGCTCGCCGCCAATCGGGTGGAGTTCTCCAAGCTGACTCCGCTCTACGCCAGCGACCGCCTCCGGATGGAGACCACGCCGGACAACATGATCGGCCGCGTCATCGACCTGGCCTCGCCGATCGGCAAGGGCCAGCGCGGCCTGATCGTCTCCCCGGCGAAGGCCGGCAAGACGATGATCATGCAGTCGATCGCCAACTCGATCACCGTCAACAACCCCGAGGTCCACCTCATGGTCGTGCTCGTCGACGAGCGTCCCGAGGAGGTCACGGACTTCGAGCGCAGCGTCAAGGGTGAGGTCATCTCCTCGACCTTCGACCGACCGGCCACCGACCACACGATCGTCGCGGAGCTCGCGATCGAGCGCGCGAAGCGGCTCGTCGAGCTCGGCCACGACGTCGTCGTACTCCTCGACGGCATCACCCGCTTGGGCCGCGCCTACAACCTGGCCGCCCCGGCCAGCGGCCGGATCCTGTCGGGCGGTGTCGACTCGGCAGCTCTCTACCCGCCCAAGAAGTTCTTCGGTGCCGCCCGCAACATCGAGAACGGCGGTTCGCTCACCATCCTCGCCACGGCTCTGGTCGAGTCCGGCTCGAAGATGGACGAGGTGATCTTCGAGGAGTTCAAGGGCACCGGGAACATGGAGATCCGCCTGCGCCGCGACTTCGCGGAGAAGCGGCTCTTCCCGGCGATCGACGCCGTCGCCTCCGGCACCCGCCGTGAGGAGCTCCTGATGAGCAACGAGGAGCTGCAGATCATCTGGAAGCTCCGGCGCGTGCTCTCCGGCCTCGACGGCCAGCAGGCCCTCGAGCTGCTCCTGGAGCGGCTGAAGAAGACCTCGACCAACATCGAGTTCCTGACGCAGATCCAGAAGACGACGCCGGGCGAGGACTCCTAG
- the rpmE gene encoding 50S ribosomal protein L31, with translation MKTDIHPEYVDTQVTCTCGASFTTRSTITSGAIRADVCSECHPFYTGKQKILDTGGRVAKFEARYGKK, from the coding sequence GTGAAGACTGACATCCACCCCGAGTACGTCGACACGCAGGTCACCTGCACCTGTGGCGCGTCCTTCACCACCCGCAGCACCATCACCTCGGGCGCCATCCGCGCCGACGTGTGCAGCGAGTGCCACCCGTTCTACACCGGCAAGCAGAAGATCCTCGACACCGGCGGTCGCGTCGCGAAGTTCGAGGCTCGCTACGGCAAGAAGTGA
- a CDS encoding gluconokinase produces MSPLVVVMGVSGSGKSSVGAALAQRLRVPFADADDLHPQANIDKMAAGVPLDDHDRHPWLEAIGTWLAAHQERGGVISCSALKRKYRDQLRHHAGHVVFLHLHGTREIIAARQASRPGHFMPASLLSSQFATLEPLAPEERGLVIDVDQSVDAIVQEYVDRSVDLNEEKS; encoded by the coding sequence GTGAGTCCTCTGGTCGTCGTGATGGGCGTCTCGGGCTCGGGCAAGTCCTCAGTCGGGGCGGCGCTCGCCCAGCGGCTCCGCGTCCCGTTCGCCGATGCCGACGACCTCCACCCGCAGGCCAACATCGACAAGATGGCGGCCGGCGTGCCGCTCGACGACCACGACCGCCATCCATGGCTCGAGGCGATCGGGACATGGCTCGCGGCCCATCAGGAGCGCGGCGGCGTGATCAGCTGCTCGGCGCTCAAGCGGAAGTACCGCGACCAGCTCCGGCACCACGCCGGGCACGTCGTCTTCCTGCACCTCCACGGCACCCGCGAGATCATCGCCGCCCGCCAGGCCAGCCGACCCGGGCACTTCATGCCTGCCTCGCTGCTGAGCTCGCAGTTCGCCACCCTCGAGCCGCTCGCCCCGGAGGAGCGCGGTCTCGTCATCGACGTCGACCAGTCGGTCGACGCCATCGTCCAGGAGTACGTCGACCGCTCGGTCGATCTCAACGAGGAGAAGTCATGA
- the lysA gene encoding diaminopimelate decarboxylase encodes MNNSHVSPGSFTGTSPVWLKEPDDVNDLMPHLWSQTAEKRDGDLYVGGLSIPELVANVNTPAFILDEDDFRSRARAFKEAFAPADVYYAGKSFLCTEVARWIDQEGLCLDVCSDGELTVALRAGFDPERIGYHGNNKTAMELRRAIIAGVGRIIVDSFDEIERIGAITAETGTPARVMIRVTAGVEAHTHEFIATAHEDQKFGFSISSGDAFGAARRILEHPGIDLRGLHSHIGSQIFDTAGFEVAARRVLALHAKIAHELGHVMPETDLGGGFGIAYTSQDDPKPPVELAAGMREIVTQECRGLGIEEPHLSIEPGRAIVGPSMCTVYTVGTVKQVALDGGHTRTYVSVDGGMSDNIRTALYDADYSATLASRTSDAAPVVARIVGKHCESGDIVVKDEFLPSDIRPGDLVAVPATGAYGRSMASNYNHALRPPVVAVKDGVARTLVRRETVEDLLTTDLG; translated from the coding sequence GTGAACAACAGCCACGTCAGCCCGGGGTCCTTCACCGGCACGAGTCCGGTCTGGCTCAAGGAGCCCGACGACGTCAACGACCTGATGCCCCACCTGTGGTCGCAGACGGCAGAGAAGCGTGACGGCGACCTGTACGTCGGCGGCCTCTCCATCCCGGAGCTGGTCGCCAACGTCAACACGCCCGCCTTCATCCTCGACGAGGACGACTTCCGCAGCAGGGCCCGTGCCTTCAAGGAGGCGTTCGCTCCTGCCGACGTCTACTACGCCGGCAAGTCCTTCCTCTGCACCGAGGTCGCCCGCTGGATCGATCAGGAGGGCCTCTGCCTCGACGTCTGCTCCGACGGCGAGCTCACGGTCGCCCTGCGCGCCGGCTTCGATCCCGAGCGGATCGGCTACCACGGCAACAACAAGACGGCGATGGAGCTTCGCCGCGCGATCATCGCCGGCGTCGGGAGGATCATTGTCGACTCCTTCGACGAGATCGAGCGGATCGGCGCCATCACCGCCGAAACCGGTACGCCGGCACGCGTCATGATCCGTGTGACCGCGGGCGTCGAGGCCCACACCCACGAGTTCATCGCCACCGCGCACGAGGACCAGAAGTTCGGCTTCTCGATCAGCAGCGGCGATGCCTTCGGGGCCGCCCGGCGGATCCTGGAGCACCCCGGCATCGACCTGCGCGGGCTGCACAGCCACATCGGCTCGCAGATCTTCGACACCGCCGGCTTCGAGGTCGCGGCCCGCCGCGTGCTCGCCCTGCACGCGAAGATCGCCCACGAGCTCGGCCACGTCATGCCCGAGACCGACCTCGGCGGCGGCTTCGGCATCGCCTACACCAGCCAGGACGACCCCAAGCCCCCGGTCGAGCTGGCCGCCGGCATGCGCGAGATCGTCACGCAGGAGTGCCGTGGGCTGGGCATCGAGGAGCCGCATCTCTCGATCGAGCCGGGCCGTGCCATCGTCGGGCCGAGCATGTGCACCGTCTACACCGTCGGCACGGTCAAGCAGGTCGCGCTCGACGGCGGCCACACCCGTACCTACGTCAGCGTCGACGGCGGCATGAGCGACAACATCCGTACCGCGCTCTACGACGCGGACTATTCGGCGACCCTCGCGTCCCGCACGAGCGACGCGGCGCCCGTGGTGGCGCGCATCGTCGGCAAGCACTGCGAGTCGGGCGACATCGTGGTCAAGGACGAGTTCCTGCCCTCCGACATCCGCCCCGGTGACCTCGTCGCCGTCCCGGCAACCGGCGCCTACGGCCGCTCGATGGCGTCGAACTACAACCACGCCCTGCGCCCGCCCGTCGTCGCCGTCAAGGACGGCGTCGCCCGCACGCTCGTGCGCCGGGAGACCGTCGAGGACCTGCTCACCACCGACCTCGGGTGA
- a CDS encoding GntP family permease, producing MTLSALVPTGLAAAGTDLVDPVAPGWQLMLAALAGIAVIVVLIMVLKLHPFLALILGSFTVGLVAWENVNDVLTSFTTTFGSTAASVGLLIALGAMFAKLLADSGGADQIVDTIVGHASPRMLPWAMALIGAIIGLPMFFEIGVVLLMPVIYLVARRARLSLVVVGIPALAGLSAMHGLVPPHPGPLLAIDNLGADLGTTLGLGVLVAIPTVIIAGPLFGRLAGTWVQVEAPTTFDADDRSTGRRPNFVVTLCSVLLPVALMVGKALVDILIDDPDNGLQKVWDILGNPPIALLLAVVVGIFTLGGGARFTRDQVKASLESSLPPIAGIILIVSAGGGFKQVLIDTGIGTVLADWATERNISVILMAWVLAVLIRLATGSATIATITASGLMASLMAGQSSAEVSLVVLAVGSGSVFFSHVNDAGFWLVKEFFGLTVPQTLKSWSLMETVLSVSGLVFTLLLSIVV from the coding sequence ATGACCCTGTCCGCCCTCGTCCCGACAGGCCTGGCGGCCGCCGGGACCGATCTGGTCGACCCCGTGGCCCCCGGCTGGCAGCTCATGCTGGCCGCCCTCGCAGGCATCGCGGTCATCGTCGTCCTCATCATGGTGCTGAAGCTGCACCCCTTCCTCGCGCTGATCCTCGGGTCCTTCACCGTCGGCCTGGTCGCGTGGGAGAACGTCAACGACGTCCTCACCTCGTTCACCACGACGTTCGGCTCGACCGCCGCAAGTGTCGGCCTCCTGATCGCGCTCGGTGCGATGTTCGCCAAGCTCCTCGCCGACTCCGGCGGTGCCGACCAGATCGTCGACACGATCGTCGGGCACGCCTCGCCCCGGATGCTGCCGTGGGCGATGGCCCTGATCGGTGCGATCATCGGCCTGCCGATGTTCTTCGAGATCGGTGTCGTCCTCCTGATGCCCGTGATCTACCTCGTGGCCCGGCGCGCACGGCTGTCGCTCGTCGTGGTCGGCATCCCCGCCCTCGCGGGCCTTTCGGCGATGCACGGCCTCGTCCCGCCGCACCCGGGCCCGCTGCTCGCGATCGACAACCTCGGTGCCGATCTCGGCACGACCCTCGGCCTCGGCGTCCTCGTGGCGATCCCGACCGTGATCATCGCCGGCCCGCTCTTCGGGCGGCTCGCCGGCACCTGGGTGCAGGTCGAGGCCCCGACGACCTTCGACGCCGATGACCGCTCGACGGGTAGGCGCCCCAACTTCGTCGTGACGCTGTGCAGCGTGCTGCTGCCTGTCGCCCTCATGGTCGGCAAGGCGCTCGTGGACATCCTCATCGACGACCCGGACAACGGCCTGCAGAAGGTCTGGGACATCCTCGGCAACCCGCCGATCGCCCTGCTCCTCGCGGTCGTCGTCGGCATCTTCACGCTCGGTGGCGGCGCCCGCTTCACCCGCGACCAGGTCAAGGCGTCGCTGGAGAGCTCGCTCCCTCCCATCGCCGGCATCATCCTGATCGTGTCCGCCGGTGGTGGCTTCAAGCAGGTCCTCATCGACACCGGCATCGGTACGGTGCTGGCCGACTGGGCGACCGAGCGGAACATCTCCGTCATCCTCATGGCGTGGGTGCTCGCCGTGCTGATCCGCCTCGCGACGGGCTCGGCCACGATCGCCACGATCACCGCGAGCGGCCTGATGGCCAGCCTCATGGCCGGCCAGTCCAGCGCCGAGGTCTCGCTCGTCGTCCTCGCCGTCGGCTCCGGTTCGGTCTTCTTCAGCCACGTCAACGACGCCGGCTTCTGGCTGGTGAAGGAGTTCTTCGGCCTCACCGTCCCGCAGACGCTCAAGAGCTGGTCGCTGATGGAGACCGTGCTGTCGGTCTCGGGCCTGGTCTTCACCCTCCTGCTCAGCATCGTCGTCTGA
- the thrB gene encoding homoserine kinase — MSDFVAGPVTVTVPATSANLGPGYDTLGLALEWRDTLTASVIASGLEVSVEGSGSDTVPLDETHLVIQSMYAAFDALGGRPHGLRLSCVNVIPHARGLGSSSAAIVGGLALARALVVDGSARLDDVALFELAASIEGHPDNVAPAVFGGLTISGHEGETFHSVNAPVAEAVGVVVFIPPTGVETKVARGLLPVDVPHAEAAQNSGNAALLVTALAGQPQHLHRATKDFLHQEYRRPAMPTSLAFVDELRADGVPAVVSGAGPTVLAFVTSPEDADVLLARCPSGWVARSLQVASAGVLLSP, encoded by the coding sequence TTGTCTGACTTCGTCGCAGGACCGGTCACCGTCACCGTCCCGGCCACGTCGGCGAACCTCGGTCCCGGATACGACACCCTCGGGCTGGCGCTCGAGTGGCGTGACACCCTCACCGCCTCGGTCATCGCCTCAGGCCTCGAGGTCTCGGTCGAAGGCTCCGGCTCGGACACCGTCCCGCTCGACGAGACCCACCTCGTCATCCAGTCGATGTACGCCGCCTTCGACGCCCTCGGTGGCCGGCCGCACGGCCTGCGGCTGTCGTGCGTCAACGTCATCCCGCACGCCCGCGGGCTCGGTTCCTCTTCGGCGGCCATCGTCGGCGGCCTCGCTCTGGCCCGTGCGCTCGTCGTCGACGGATCGGCGCGGCTGGACGACGTCGCGCTCTTCGAGCTGGCCGCGTCGATCGAGGGACATCCGGACAACGTGGCTCCTGCCGTCTTCGGTGGTCTGACGATCTCGGGCCACGAGGGTGAGACCTTCCACAGCGTCAACGCCCCCGTTGCCGAGGCCGTCGGCGTCGTGGTCTTCATTCCGCCGACGGGCGTGGAGACCAAGGTGGCGCGGGGACTGCTGCCCGTCGACGTACCGCATGCGGAGGCGGCGCAGAACTCGGGCAACGCGGCGCTGCTCGTCACCGCGCTGGCCGGACAGCCCCAGCACCTGCACCGCGCGACGAAGGACTTCCTGCACCAGGAGTACCGCCGCCCCGCGATGCCGACGTCACTGGCATTCGTCGACGAACTCCGGGCGGACGGAGTCCCGGCGGTCGTCTCGGGCGCCGGCCCGACCGTGCTGGCGTTCGTGACGTCCCCGGAGGACGCCGACGTCCTGCTTGCGCGTTGCCCGTCGGGGTGGGTTGCCCGTTCCCTGCAGGTGGCCTCCGCGGGCGTGCTACTGTCGCCGTGA
- a CDS encoding FadR/GntR family transcriptional regulator has translation MNALHGSVLSSLGVAIVSGEHPEGSVLNLEGLCQTYGVSRSVAREAVRVLESMGLLASRRRVGITVQPRAQWNVFDPRVIRWRLDGTDRVAQLLSLSELRVGIEPAAASLAAVRATPEQCRQLAAAVSDMEVHGRAGDLEAYLAADQAFHRVLLAASGNEMIASLGDVVSEVLGGRTHHGLMPHHPNPAAIALHEEVARAVRAQDAAAAERAMRKIIDEAAAALSEQLAPQGETPGS, from the coding sequence GTGAACGCGCTGCACGGCTCGGTGCTCTCCTCCCTCGGAGTGGCCATCGTCTCCGGAGAGCACCCCGAAGGGTCGGTACTGAACCTCGAGGGTCTCTGCCAGACGTACGGCGTCTCGCGGAGCGTGGCGCGCGAGGCGGTCCGGGTGCTCGAGTCCATGGGCCTGCTCGCGTCCCGGCGGCGGGTCGGCATCACGGTGCAGCCCCGGGCGCAGTGGAACGTCTTCGATCCGCGGGTGATCCGCTGGCGGCTCGACGGGACCGATCGCGTCGCCCAGCTGCTCTCCCTGTCCGAGCTGCGAGTCGGGATCGAGCCGGCCGCCGCGTCGCTCGCCGCCGTACGCGCGACGCCCGAGCAGTGTCGCCAGCTTGCCGCGGCCGTCTCGGACATGGAGGTGCACGGTCGGGCGGGCGACCTCGAGGCCTACCTCGCGGCCGACCAGGCCTTCCACCGCGTGCTGCTGGCCGCCAGCGGCAACGAGATGATCGCCTCACTCGGCGACGTGGTCAGCGAGGTGCTGGGCGGGCGCACCCACCACGGGCTGATGCCGCACCACCCGAATCCGGCGGCGATCGCGCTCCACGAGGAGGTCGCGCGTGCCGTCCGTGCGCAGGACGCGGCGGCGGCCGAGCGTGCGATGCGGAAGATCATCGACGAGGCCGCCGCCGCCCTGTCCGAGCAGCTGGCTCCCCAGGGCGAAACGCCAGGAAGCTAG
- the thrC gene encoding threonine synthase: MSTHQWRGVIEEYRDLLDIPAGTPAITLGEGGTPLVHSGWLSDLTGGEVWLKVEGQNPTGSFKDRGMTAAVSVAVHEGAMACVCASTGNTSAAMAAYAAKAGITPIVLVPDGKISASKMAQALVHGAQVIRVRGNFDDCLKLSRGLAEAYPVALVNSVNPVRLEGQKTAAFEVVDRLGDAPDFHLMPIGNAGNMSAYWLGYKQYAAAGNATKRPVMRAFQAEGAAPLVLGHPVEEPETRATAIRIGNPASWALAEAARDESGGRFKALSDQKILEAQAALARNEGVFVEPASAIGVAGLFDDLASGDSYSGATVVITVTGHGLKDPATALEFFGEVREIVVDADIDAAAAAAGLV, translated from the coding sequence ATGAGTACGCACCAGTGGAGGGGAGTGATCGAGGAGTACCGCGATCTGCTCGACATCCCCGCCGGCACCCCTGCGATCACGCTGGGGGAGGGCGGCACGCCGCTCGTCCACTCCGGCTGGCTGTCCGACCTCACCGGCGGGGAGGTCTGGCTCAAGGTCGAGGGCCAGAACCCGACCGGCTCGTTCAAGGACCGCGGCATGACCGCCGCGGTCTCGGTCGCCGTCCACGAGGGCGCGATGGCCTGCGTCTGCGCCTCGACCGGCAACACGTCGGCCGCGATGGCCGCGTACGCCGCCAAGGCCGGCATCACGCCGATCGTGCTCGTCCCCGACGGCAAGATCAGTGCGTCCAAGATGGCCCAGGCTCTTGTCCACGGCGCCCAGGTGATCCGTGTCCGCGGTAACTTCGACGACTGCCTCAAGCTCTCCCGCGGTCTCGCCGAGGCGTACCCGGTCGCCCTGGTCAACTCGGTCAACCCGGTCCGGCTCGAGGGCCAGAAGACCGCGGCCTTCGAGGTCGTCGACCGCCTCGGCGACGCGCCCGACTTCCACCTCATGCCGATCGGCAACGCCGGCAACATGAGCGCCTACTGGCTCGGCTACAAGCAGTACGCCGCCGCCGGCAACGCCACCAAGCGACCGGTCATGCGGGCCTTCCAGGCCGAGGGTGCCGCTCCGCTCGTGCTCGGCCACCCGGTCGAGGAGCCCGAGACCCGCGCCACCGCGATCCGGATCGGCAACCCCGCCTCGTGGGCGCTCGCCGAGGCCGCGCGCGACGAGTCCGGTGGCCGGTTCAAGGCGCTGTCGGACCAGAAGATCCTCGAGGCGCAGGCCGCCCTGGCCCGCAACGAGGGCGTCTTCGTCGAGCCCGCGTCGGCCATCGGCGTCGCCGGCCTCTTCGACGACCTCGCCTCCGGTGACTCCTACTCCGGGGCCACGGTCGTCATCACCGTCACCGGTCACGGCCTCAAGGACCCGGCCACCGCGCTGGAGTTCTTCGGTGAGGTCCGCGAGATCGTCGTGGACGCGGACATCGACGCTGCTGCTGCGGCCGCCGGTCTTGTCTGA
- a CDS encoding MFS transporter has translation MRAYARTTVGVFCLAFLFAFEALAVATVMPDVAADLDGLSLYAVAFAAPMAGQVLALTVAGPWIDRRGPGPAIALGVAVFATGCLLCGAAPTMMIFLGGRLLQGLGAGAYSVGLYVVVAQAYPEELRPRAFTVLSAAWILPALVGPVLAATVADVAGWRWVFLGIPVLALVAWLLVRAAATGGGSGHAPFSLDTFHSAAGAALGVLLVSVAGQVDVVIRVPLLTVGVACAVLAGRSLLPARTWSGGRGLPSIIGTRGLIGAAFAGAEAYIPLLLHLDRGLSLSHAGWALTAGAVTWFLGSWLAGRRLGILGDPVVGVRLGVAALAVGVLGFALVAVDAVPLAIPIGSWGVAGLGIGMAFSTLGVLTLEAAPESEHGRASSALQLNDALVQALVLALGSAVFAAYAASHPVHGAVVLVVAAGALAAAASWPALRLRQPGPTADSL, from the coding sequence GTGAGGGCGTACGCCCGCACGACGGTCGGGGTCTTCTGCCTCGCGTTCCTTTTCGCCTTCGAGGCGCTCGCGGTCGCGACCGTCATGCCCGACGTCGCCGCCGACCTCGATGGGCTGTCGCTCTATGCCGTGGCCTTCGCGGCACCGATGGCCGGACAGGTGCTCGCACTGACGGTCGCCGGCCCGTGGATCGACCGTCGTGGCCCCGGCCCCGCGATCGCGCTCGGCGTCGCCGTCTTCGCCACCGGCTGCCTGCTGTGTGGCGCGGCCCCGACGATGATGATCTTTCTGGGCGGCCGCCTCCTGCAGGGCCTCGGCGCCGGCGCCTACTCCGTCGGCCTGTACGTCGTCGTCGCACAGGCCTACCCGGAAGAGCTGCGCCCACGGGCCTTCACCGTCCTCTCCGCAGCCTGGATCCTCCCCGCACTCGTCGGTCCGGTGCTCGCAGCGACCGTCGCCGACGTCGCAGGCTGGCGATGGGTCTTCCTCGGCATTCCCGTGCTGGCCCTGGTCGCGTGGCTGCTCGTCCGTGCCGCGGCAACCGGCGGCGGCAGCGGGCACGCGCCGTTCTCGCTCGACACCTTCCACAGCGCGGCCGGGGCGGCGCTCGGCGTACTGCTGGTCAGCGTTGCCGGCCAGGTCGACGTCGTGATCCGGGTGCCGCTGCTCACGGTCGGTGTCGCCTGTGCGGTACTGGCCGGACGCTCCCTGTTGCCCGCACGGACCTGGAGCGGCGGCCGCGGACTGCCCAGCATCATCGGCACCCGCGGCCTGATCGGTGCTGCTTTCGCCGGTGCGGAGGCCTACATCCCTTTGCTGTTGCACCTCGACCGCGGCCTCAGCCTCAGTCACGCAGGCTGGGCACTCACCGCTGGTGCCGTCACCTGGTTCCTCGGCTCGTGGCTCGCCGGCCGACGACTCGGCATCCTGGGTGATCCCGTCGTCGGCGTGCGCCTGGGGGTGGCGGCCCTCGCCGTCGGCGTCCTCGGCTTCGCGCTCGTGGCCGTCGACGCGGTGCCGCTGGCGATCCCGATCGGCTCATGGGGCGTCGCAGGTCTGGGCATCGGCATGGCCTTCTCCACTCTCGGCGTCCTGACGCTCGAGGCGGCGCCGGAGTCTGAGCACGGTCGGGCATCGTCGGCGCTGCAGCTCAACGACGCACTGGTGCAGGCGCTCGTGCTCGCCCTCGGCAGTGCCGTCTTCGCCGCGTACGCCGCCTCCCACCCCGTCCACGGGGCGGTGGTCCTCGTGGTAGCGGCGGGCGCCCTGGCCGCCGCGGCCTCGTGGCCTGCCCTGCGACTTCGGCAACCGGGCCCTACCGCCGATAGCCTGTGA